The following are encoded in a window of Castanea sativa cultivar Marrone di Chiusa Pesio chromosome 5, ASM4071231v1 genomic DNA:
- the LOC142635293 gene encoding uncharacterized protein LOC142635293, translating into MSRCKGVLSVVLVKNSEGDAQLGKKPKLIQGPVEFRDEDLEGTAQPHNDALVVTGRISGFVVKKVLVDQESEAKVMYPDLYMGLGLKLENLSKYDTPLVGFDGQMVIPEGQISLLVNIEGKEVMVNFIVVNSFSPHTTILDRPWIHAMGAVSSTLHVKVKFHTKQGVSVIRGDQQVARQCLVAVVNWEIKKKKSIE; encoded by the coding sequence ATGAGTCGGTGCAAGGGGGTTTTGAGCGTAGTATTAGTGAAAAATTCTGAGGGTGATGCTCAGCTAGGAAAGAAACCAAAGTTGATCCAGGGACCAGTTGAGTTTAGAGATGAAGATTTGGAAGGGACGGCTCAACCACATAATGATGCCCTTGTAGTCACTGGCAGGATTAGTGGCTTTGTGGTAAAAAAGGTGTTGGTGGATCAGGAAAGTGAAGCCAAGGTAATGTACCCCGACCTATATATGGGGCTTGGATTGAAACTGGAGAATCTTTCTAAGTATGACACCCCTCTGGTGGGATTTGATGGACAAATGGTGATTCCTGAGGGACAGATCTCCTTGCTCGTCAACATCGAAGGGAAAGAGGTAATGGTGAACTTTATAGTGGTGAATTCCTTTTCCCCGCATACTACAATTCTCGATCGGCCCTGGATCCACGCTATGGGAGCTGTATCATCTACTTTGCATGTGAAGGTGAAGTTTCACACTAAACAAGGAGTTTCTGTGATAAGAGGAGACCAGCAGGTAGCAAGGCAATGTTTGGTAGCTGTTGTTAACTGGGAGATTAAGAAGAAAAAGTCTATTGAATAG
- the LOC142635294 gene encoding uncharacterized protein LOC142635294: MTKMFRDKIGSIVEVYIDDMVEKSQENQRHINDLTECGGWKVSRAYDYSSGDGSEPRLDKCHQVAQTTKQPKGCARVNLDDNSIEPFCFKVGEDLYMYLAVSVHAMSAVLLKDQEGRQRPIYYVNKRLVDAKTRYLLLEKLALVLVHATRKLSHYFQAHMVYVLTEYPLQSLLKRSDFTGRIAKWRTKLRSFDIRYKPRSSIKGQVLVDFVAKFTPYEGSLYEVYNMVVRPWNVFVDSTSNARGAGIGIILVSLEGVKLEHFLRLGFRASNNEAEYKALIVGFKATHNLEVADVEVYSGSRLVVS; encoded by the exons atgaccaagaTGTTCAGGGATAAGATTGGGAGCATCGTGGAGGTGTACATAGATGACATGGTTGAAAAGAGTCAAGAGAACCAAAGGCACATAAATGATTTGACAGAG TGTGGGGGCTGGAAAGTTTCTAGGGCATATGATTACTCATCGGGGGATGGAAGTGAACCCCGACTAGATAAGTGCCACCAAGTAGCTCAAACCACCAAGCAACCTAAAGGATGTGCAAGAGTTAACCTGGATGATAACAGCATTGAACCATTTTGTTTCAAAGTCG GGGAGGACTTGTATATGTATCTTGCAGTTTCCGTGCATGCCATGAGTGCAGTACTACTAAAGGATCAAGAAGGAAGGCAGAGGCCGATTTATTACGTCAACAAAAGATTGGTCGACGCGAAAACTAGATATTTGCTGTTGGAGAAGCTTGCACTAGTGTTGGTCCATGCTACTAGGAAGTTGTCACATTATTTCCAAGCCCACATGGTATATGTGTTAACTGAGTACCCCCTACAGTCTCTGCTTAAGAGGTCAGACTTTACAGGGAGAATAGCCAAGTGGAGAACTAAGCTTAGGTCATTTGATATCCGGTACAAGCCTAGAAGCTCGATCAAGGGACAGGTGCTCGTTGACTTCGTCGCAAAGTTTACTCCCTACGAGGGAAGCCTTTACGAGGTTTATAACATGGTAGTTCGGCCTTGGAATGTGTTTGTTGACAGCACATCCAATGCCAGGGGTGCAGGAATTGGTATCATATTAGTGTCTCTGGAGGGAGTAAAGCTAGAACACTTTCTGAGGTTAGGCTTCCGAGCATCAAACAACGAAGCCGAGTATAAGGCACTTATTGTAGGTTTCAAAGCCACGCATAACCTAGAAGTTGCAGATGTAGAGGTATATTCGGGCTCTCGGTTGGTAGTTAGCTAG